In a genomic window of Anoxybacter fermentans:
- a CDS encoding MFS transporter, translating to MLILLFLLLYKFEVLYLIIFEVIFSFIFSVYKIVREKVLKGILSKTEKNKYISLLLVTENFLNVTLPSLAALILQKINPYIFIFINAVSFFISALLTIRVEYNHSLITQKKYIDLETKNIRKALQMFPDMSIIYVSAMVLTFVSVTLNLVIMQYIDEKQIVNGVYYIGVFKTLFAIGAVIGSGLISYLKEDKIKSLKKFIILSNIIFLPYMIIDNIWIFASSILLYGLIFNVLNGLVQLYYQIEISNDFLGYLRSIHTILVGIIVPISMFINNSILKRFSLKIEYGFLCSLCIMLYFNIKIIQDKINKRKEKIYV from the coding sequence ATGTTAATATTATTATTTTTATTATTATATAAGTTTGAAGTTTTGTACCTAATAATATTTGAAGTTATTTTTAGTTTTATATTTTCTGTGTATAAAATTGTAAGGGAAAAAGTTTTAAAAGGTATTTTAAGTAAGACAGAAAAAAATAAGTATATTTCTTTACTTTTAGTTACAGAAAACTTTTTAAATGTGACATTACCTTCCTTGGCTGCTTTAATACTTCAAAAAATCAATCCATATATATTTATTTTCATAAATGCTGTATCATTCTTTATTTCAGCGTTGCTAACTATAAGAGTTGAATATAATCATAGTTTGATTACCCAGAAAAAGTATATAGATTTGGAAACGAAAAATATAAGAAAGGCTTTACAAATGTTTCCTGATATGAGTATTATTTATGTTTCAGCTATGGTTTTGACGTTTGTTTCGGTTACATTAAATCTAGTTATAATGCAATATATAGATGAAAAACAGATAGTAAATGGTGTTTATTATATAGGGGTATTCAAGACACTTTTTGCCATAGGTGCAGTAATTGGTTCAGGATTGATTAGTTATTTAAAAGAAGATAAAATTAAATCTTTAAAAAAATTCATAATTTTATCTAATATAATATTTTTACCATATATGATTATTGATAATATTTGGATTTTTGCAAGTTCGATTTTGTTATACGGTTTAATTTTTAATGTATTAAATGGATTAGTACAATTGTATTATCAAATAGAAATAAGTAATGATTTTCTAGGTTATTTGAGAAGTATTCATACAATATTGGTAGGTATTATAGTTCCAATTTCTATGTTTATAAATAACAGCATTCTTAAGAGATTTTCTTTAAAAATAGAGTATGGCTTTTTATGTAGTTTATGTATAATGTTATATTTTAATATAAAAATAATTCAAGATAAAATAAATAAAAGAAAGGAAAAAATATATGTATGA